One Torulaspora globosa chromosome 5, complete sequence DNA window includes the following coding sequences:
- the NOC3 gene encoding Noc3p (ancestral locus Anc_5.222), with translation MAKSKRGLKAIQARTAKKRKQQDAQLLENGFQNASNFTDTEDHYEDVAKTRTDSWEEEQDYELRPRKLQDYGEEVVEGLPIKVNGRIERKLRKKTSSTKDSDREEVNEGDDEELSDERSESPTSDFEQDVKSDEELDTEESIIALKEEIADLVEKIIEEPEENTAALSRLCRMAGSKNPNTCKFSMLALVPVFKNIIPGYRIRPLTDLEKKEKVSKEIGRLRNFEQTLVLNYRRYLDLIKDLSKVPNNDDPLKVSLGALATQAANELAPNVSHFNFRDDLITTLVRRVCKPNLHADPVSSLSIKTLEVLLNDDDEGNISLSVVRILAKTLKVRKYNVDESVLNILLSLEVLQDYDPNTKTEERVTKPRAKKVHLSKKQRKARKELKAIEDEMRKAEQSVSAEEREKNQGEILKVILSLYLNILRMDSSALVGSVLEGLVKFGSMANLELLGDFLEVMKDIIRNTDIENPTSLTVRKILLCIVTSFSLVAAHTQMKLHTDLSTFVDALYALLPHVSLDPDLELSHKSLRLADPLHNDLIKPSVNVSTKAELLLKALDHVFFRSRSGTKLKALAFTKRLYTCMENTPEHTTIALLKFLEKLMSRYPELSGLYSTEDRVGNGIFIMEADNPTRSNAESAVLWENNILRKHYCPVVVKGIKSLASHSKN, from the coding sequence ATGGCCAAAAGTAAGAGAGGTTTGAAGGCTATTCAGGCAAGAACAGCTAAGAAAAGAAAACAGCAAGACGctcagctgctggagaacGGTTTCCAGAATGCCTCCAACTTTACAGACACAGAGGACCATTACGAGGATGTGGCTAAAACAAGGACTGATTCCTGGGAGGAGGAACAAGATTATGAACTAAGGCCACGAAAATTACAAGATTACGGCGAGGAAGTGGTTGAGGGTCTACCGATCAAAGTAAATGGACGAATCGAAAGAAAACTGCGCAAAAAAACGAGCAGCACCAAGGATTCTGATAGGGAAGAGGTGAATGAAGGggatgacgaagagctTTCGGATGAAAGAAGTGAGTCTCCTACTAGTGACTTTGAGCAAGATGTGAAATCCGACGAAGAGCTAGATACAGAAGAAAGTATTATTGCcttgaaggaagagattgccGATTTGGTTGAAAAAATTATTGAAGAGCCCGAAGAGAACACGGCGGCTTTATCGAGACTTTGTAGAATGGCAGGCTCTAAGAACCCTAATACATGCAAATTTTCCATGCTGGCATTAGTGCcggtcttcaagaacattaTTCCAGGCTACAGAATAAGGCCTTTAACGGATCtagagaagaaagagaaagttTCTAAGGAAATCGGTAGGTTAAGAAATTTTGAGCAGACGCTGGTGCTGAATTACCGTAGATATCTTGATTTAATCAAAGACCTATCCAAGGTACCAAACAACGACGATCCCCTGAAGGTCTCATTGGGAGCACTAGCTACTCAAGCTGCAAACGAACTTGCTCCTAATGTCTCTCATTTCAACTTTCGGGATGATCTGATCACGACACTTGTTCGTCGTGTTTGCAAACCAAATCTTCATGCTGAcccagtttcttctctaTCGATTAAAACTTTGGAGGTCCTGTTGaatgacgacgatgaaggtAATATTTCTCTAAGTGTGGTTAGGATTCTAGCAAAAACTTTAAAGGTAAGAAAATACAATGTGGATGAGTCTGTTCTTAATATATTACTTTCCTTAGAAGTACTGCAGGATTATGATCCAAACACGAAGACTGAAGAGCGAGTTACCAAGCCAAGGGCCAAGAAGgttcatctttcaaagaagcaaaggaAGGCCAGGAAAGAGCTTAAagccatcgaagatgaaatgCGAAAAGCTGAACAATCGGTGTCTGCAGAggaaagagagaagaacCAAGGTGAGATACTGAAAGTAATACTTTCACTCTACCTGAACATCTTGAGGATGGATTCGTCAGCTTTAGTTGGGTCAGTTCTGGAAGGTCTAGTTAAGTTCGGGAGCATGGCCAACTTGGAACTGCTAGGTGATTTTCTGGAGGTCATGAAAGATATTATTCGAAACACTGACATCGAAAACCCAACTTCGCTTACTGTCAGAAAAATATTGCTCTGTATTGTGACCTCCTTTTCCCTTGTAGCTGCGCATACTCAGATGAAGTTGCATACGGACTTATCGACTTTTGTGGATGCTTTGTATGCGTTGCTACCTCATGTTTCTTTGGACCCTGACCTGGAGTTATCGCATAAATCTCTCCGTCTTGCTGATCCATTGCATAATGATTTAATCAAACCTTCTGTGAACGTTTCCACCAAGGCagagctgcttctgaaggCACTAGATCATGTTTTTTTTAGATCAAGATCAGGCACAAAACTAAAAGCGCTTGCATTCACCAAGAGGCTGTATACCTGTATGGAAAACACGCCAGAGCACACCACTATAGCTCTTCTGAAATTTCTAGAGAAGCTAATGAGCAGATACCCTGAATTGTCGGGTCTCTACTCCACAGAGGACCGTGTAGGTAACGGTATTTTCATCATGGAGGCCGACAATCCAACAAGAAGTAATGCCGAGAGTGCAGTTTTATGGGAGAATAACATACTAAGAAAGCACTACTGCCCAGTTGTTGTTAAGGGCATCAAATCCTTGGCAAGCCATTCAAAGAATTAA
- the MPP10 gene encoding rRNA-processing protein MPP10 (ancestral locus Anc_5.221) encodes MSRNFIEAIQSDPISIFYKEPSFPLKSVKTYLDGVIKLSRQSGFQSSDIDEITIDGMDANQVWWQAKMVLDSVEGNLLAKIQEYQEDATSTGQDSENSDSNSDSDFSSAQENAEVDLEGIEDEAENASESENASYTGDLKVGGLSKTAYLAAKEDSEDESSDMHEESMTYSGVDEPDQDEGADDEENGLNDDFFNLEEFNKQTTGIEDGTGIDTDDESVDWFNEIPSDEEEEAVYYEDFFDKPGFQNQKANIDRTKNSKQSDEHLAEADYDDAVDSVKLDLFAEEQEASELEDVNPGTSLSTYERQQIDIQKQIEQLEQEAVAEKKWALQGEIEAQDRPADSLLTEDVEFDRTAKPVPVVTTEVTESIEQMIRRRIQEYNFDDLPKRVISDVSSQSAKPQFELSDQKSARSLAQIYEEDYKNIPQDAEISEEIKKSHDEITSLFTNLCYKLDALSSAHFIPKPAEKSLEVRVDTAAISMEDAQPLSMSSASALAPQEIYKVERSRNMNEITLKNGITMSKDELTRDDKNRLRRAAKRKRSKTASQITKKKSKKDEVINTLAKNKNVTVINSKGEKHDVRGRVINLNDSGEGANRIKL; translated from the coding sequence ATGTCGAGGAATTTTATTGAAGCCATACAGTCAGATCCCATCAGCATATTTTACAAGGAGCCGTCCTTCCCATTGAAGTCAGTGAAGACTTATCTAGATGGGGTTATTAAGCTTTCCAGGCAAAGCGGTTTCCAATCCTCTGATATAGATGAAATTACAATTGACGGTATGGATGCCAACCAAGTCTGGTGGCAGGCGAAAATGGTGCTTGATAGTGTAGAAGGTAATTTATTGGCGAAGATACAGGAATACCAGGAAGATGCAACTTCAACAGGTCAAGACAGTGAAAACTCAGATAGTAACAGCGATAGTGATTTTTCCTCTGCTCAAGAGAATGCGGAAGTTGACTTAGAGGGGATTGAAGACGAGGCAGAGAACGCCAGCGAATCTGAAAATGCGAGTTATACGGGAGACTTGAAGGTTGGCGGCCTCTCTAAGACTGCATACCTTGCGGCTAAAGAAgattctgaagatgaaagctCGGACATGCATGAAGAATCTATGACTTATAGTGGAGTTGATGAGCCAGATCAGGATGAAGGcgctgatgatgaagagaatGGTCTCAATGAcgattttttcaatttaGAGGAGTTCAACAAGCAGACTACTGGAATAGAAGACGGTACCGGCATTGATactgatgatgaaagcgTTGATTGGTTCAATGAAATTCCTtctgatgaggaggaagaagctgtcTACTACGAAGACTTTTTTGATAAGCCAGGGTTTCAGAACCAGAAAGCAAACATCGATAGGACGAAGAATTCTAAACAATCCGACGAACATTTAGCTGAGGCAGATTACGATGATGCCGTTGATTCGGTAAAATTGGATCTGTTTGCCGAGGAGCAGGAAGCTTCTGAACTAGAAGATGTAAACCCTGGGACAAGCCTTTCAACCTATGAAAGACAACAAATAGACATTCAAAAGcaaattgagcagcttgaacagGAAGCCGTGGCAGAGAAAAAATGGGCATTACAGGGTGAGATTGAAGCGCAAGATAGGCCGGCAGACTCCCTGTTGACAGAAGACGTTGAATTTGACAGAACTGCTAAACCAGTGCCTGTGGTTACCACCGAAGTAACAGAATCTATTGAGCAAATGATTAGAAGGAGGATTCAGGAGTACAATTTCGACGATCTCCCAAAGCGTGTTATTAGCGATGTTTCATCTCAGAGTGCAAAACCTCAGTTCGAATTGAGCGACCAAAAGTCCGCCAGGTCACTGGCGCAGATATACGAGGAAGATTATAAGAACATACCGCAAGATGCTGAGATCAGTGAAGAGATTAAGAAGTCCCATGATGAGATCACGAGCTTGTTCACTAACTTATGCTACAAATTAGATGCTCTCTCTTCGGCTCATTTTATTCCTAAACCAGCAGAAAAATCTCTCGAAGTCAGAGTAGATACGGCGGCGATTTCAATGGAAGATGCGCAGCCATTGAGTATgtcttcagcttcagcaCTAGCGCCTCAGGAGATTTACAAAGTCGAGAGATCTCGTAATATGAACGAAATCACTCTGAAGAATGGTATAACGATGTCAAAAGACGAACTGACACGAGATGATAAAAACAGGCTTCGTAGAGCCGCtaagaggaagaggtcTAAGACCGCATCTCAGATaaccaagaaaaagagtaagaaagatgaagttATCAACACTTTGGCAAAGAACAAAAACGTTACAGTCATCAATAGTAAAGGTGAAAAGCATGACGTTAGGGGTCGGGTTATAAATCTGAACGACTCAGGAGAGGGTGCTAATAGGATAAAACTGTAA
- the AVT1 gene encoding Avt1p (ancestral locus Anc_5.220), with protein MPGDSERQPLQDGDSSQPQVHYISIPIKRTSEYGTEDLSAPAGGFTTRRQSILDQPIGSFRGVNSLSRFATSLRRANSFRHIDVHPEIQRNYFEDANDEIYDPDTMAPAHNGRKLSIALNRAGNISVRPSITNLDGRRPNAAYQDLDDYGAISDSNSVIRADGSVAESISGVSYSDLVPPDTESIMIKRIEGKDGAVVTVLAGQSTAPQTIFNSINVLIGIGLFALPLGLKHAGWVLGSALLLLLACGTFCTAELLSRCLDTDPTIMSYADLGYAAFGRRGRALISCLFTLDLLGSGVSLIILFGDSLNALFPSRSSNFFKVVGLFAVTPAIFIPLNILSNISFLGIMSTIGTVFLIIFCGFYKAEAPGSLLQPMETHLWPESFMGFCLSIGLLSACWGGHAVFPNLKTDMRHPEKFKDCLKTTYKITSVADIGTAVVGFLMYGNMVHDEITKNILLTAGYPNFVYGALSALMAVIPIAKTPLNARPIVSVLDTLMEIDNAERKFEGNRLYFAKGQRVFNRIFVNVLFVGVAIVFPKFDKLIAFLGAGLCFAICLILPCLFYIKICKKTIKPWEQLLCHIVIGLSIVLAILGVGAAFLA; from the coding sequence ATGCCTGGTGACTCTGAAAGACAACCGTTGCAGGACGGGGATTCGAGCCAACCACAAGTACACTATATATCGATTCCAATCAAGCGGACATCTGAGTATGGAACTGAAGATTTGTCGGCACCGGCCGGAGGTTTCACGACGAGAAGACAATCAATCTTAGATCAACCGATAGGATCTTTCAGAGGGGTAAACTCGCTGAGCAGATTTGCAACGTCTTTACGCAGAGCAAATTCTTTTAGACATATAGACGTGCATCCTGAAATTCAGCGTAACTATTTTGAAGATGCCAATGACGAAATCTATGATCCGGACACTATGGCGCCTGCCCATAATGGGAGGAAGCTCTCCATCGCTTTGAACCGTGCTGGTAATATTTCTGTGCGTCCTTCGATCACAAATTTGGATGGGAGACGCCCTAATGCCGCTTATCAGGACTTGGACGACTACGGCGCTATCAGTGATTCTAATTCAGTCATCCGTGCGGACGGTTCAGTTGCGGAATCGATAAGTGGTGTGAGCTATAGCGACCTGGTCCCCCCAGATACTGAGTCAATCATGATCAAAAGGATCGAAGGCAAGGATGGAGCCGTTGTAACCGTTCTTGCCGGCCAGTCGACCGCCCCTCAAACAATCTTTAACTCAATTAATGTACTTATAGGCATTGGTTTATTTGCTCTACCTTTGGGTCTTAAGCACGCAGGATGGGTCCTAGGTTCGGCTTTGCTACTACTACTCGCTTGTGGTACATTTTGCACTGCAGAATTACTTTCAAGATGCTTGGACACGGACCCGACCATAATGTCGTATGCAGATTTAGGCTACGCAGCgtttggaagaagaggccgCGCACTGATCTCATGTCTATTCACGTTAGACCTCTTAGGAAGCGGTGTCTCGCTAATTATTCTTTTCGGAGATTCGTTGAATGCTTTGTTCCCATCGCGCTCTTCtaatttcttcaaggtgGTGGGATTGTTTGCTGTAACCCCCGCCATCTTCATCCCACTGAATATTCTTTCTAACATCTCGTTCCTGGGTATAATGTCAACGATTGGGACCGTCTTTTTAATCATCTTTTGTGGGTTTTATAAAGCAGAAGCGCCTGGATCGTTACTTCAGCCAATGGAAACCCACCTATGGCCCGAGAGTTTTATGGGATTTTGCCTTTCGATCGGCCTCCTGAGTGCTTGTTGGGGTGGCCATGCTGTCTTTCcaaatttgaaaactgACATGAGGCATCcagagaagttcaaggacTGCCTGAAGACCACATACAAGATTACCTCCGTCGCTGACATTGGGACAGCCGTCGTCGGATTTCTAATGTACGGAAATATGGTTCATGATGAAATAACCAAAAATATTCTGTTGACTGCAGGATACCCAAACTTTGTTTATGGTGCGCTATCGGCTTTGATGGCCGTCATCCCAATCGCTAAGACACCTCTCAACGCTAGACCCATTGTTTCAGTCTTAGATACCCTCATGGAAATTGACAATGCTGAGAgaaaatttgaaggaaatAGATTGTACTTTGCCAAAGGTCAGCGCGTTTTCAATAGAATTTTTGTCAATGTTCTGTTCGTTGGAGTTGCGATAGTTTTCCCAAAGTTTGACAAACTGATTGCTTTCCTGGGAGCTGGCTTGTGCTTCGCAATTTGCTTAATTCTACCATGTCTCTTCTACATCAAGATCTGTAAAAAGACGATCAAGCCATGGGAGCAATTACTTTGCCATATCGTCATAGGTCTCTCCATCGTGTTGGCTATTTTGGGTGTTGGTGCAGCATTTTTGGCCTGA
- a CDS encoding uncharacterized protein (ancestral locus Anc_5.219) has translation MKGLPYAIAGLLSCVATVQCLGEPCKDCDFTSVVDILSASAMFSTFLRVLQRNGDIPTLNELQNFTLLAPVNTAFAGLSDSESIAGFDISNYILRDRVLETSAIDNGTSVIYEGVKFPLGLRRDESGPIRINGAAVVESDLKPNFQNATVHGISELLPDPPNSRGLVHDINREGRSVNIFHSFVESFPGFEQMTDNNTLLIPSDVNFFKCFNHIEINYILDTFDELSSLDGPLAGSWSHDRQIFLQNLICHGIIGGQTANRQIVKNLNNQPVQVTSHELGSSLSVNDSTPSNQANMIFDRGIAHSFSDLPFLPDAFQFTAEKYLHGMNSTDFVKELYFRKLQHMIREKSLHQNLTIFVPEFNSNEHQGFTKSSLLYHFVEYQLWLEEEFKDVNRIHSSTKTFPSAFCSSNKRLGGNCQRLRITKTESSYIINDKYRVLHAKPYMVGRTLVYTISEALQLPGEFLFSLNPFHHCSKSLSLLRQVNLLNLPLNNKGYTILLPCFDSWRNYDLNFEYLRNNATAVEHIAKSMILQSLIYSDTKTQTIEVSNMLDEEVSLSIHPPRSNRVDIELSNVVGKIKIERGLDALFNQGVIHPLKGFYLPKDINISLKDLIETSGANRFLELLENLEDFTSMINESIPFSVLVPMSTFLGPGGITGSSKNLQDFLKVHLAIGSSTHSLLKCDGTISTLFGEPLICRQSSTGDYWLKLQNGDDHEVRILRRGCASSGNESCVFLIDRPISIRWLNRDKKSLRLPGIAIGAGVLVGSVSMLAVFLCILLVLFGKSAKRSPLPASADEEHTNQEARPLLANNDSSRAISNLSHEQNGRFESTYSSNASVPAIDVAYSPR, from the coding sequence ATGAAAGGACTTCCGTATGCTATAGCTGGTTTACTTTCTTGTGTGGCTACTGTCCAGTGCCTCGGAGAACCATGTAAAGATTGTGATTTTACGTCGGTTGTTGATATCCTGTCAGCGAGCGCTATGTTCTCCACTTTTCTAAGGGTCCTGCAAAGAAATGGAGATATCCCAACGCTAAATGAGTTGCAGAACTTTACATTGTTGGCACCTGTCAATACTGCTTTTGCTGGTCTTTCTGATTCTGAAAGTATCGCTGGCTTTGATATTTCTAATTACATCTTGAGAGATAGAGTGCTGGAAACATCAGCAATTGATAATGGCACGTCAGTAATATATGAAGGCGTCAAATTCCCACTGGGACTCCGACGTGACGAGAGTGGCCCCATAAGGATCAATGGGGCAGCTGTTGTGGAATCTGATCTCAAACCGAATTTTCAAAACGCAACTGTTCATGGTATCTCTGAACTGCTACCAGACCCCCCAAATAGCCGGGGTCTTGTTCACGATATTAACCGCGAGGGCCGAAGCGTAAATATCTTCCACTCATTTGTGGAAAGCTTTCCTGGCTTTGAACAGATGACGGACAATAACACACTTCTTATACCTTCAGAtgtcaattttttcaaatgcttcaaTCACATAGAGATCAACTACATTTTGGATACTTTCGATGAACTGTCTTCTCTCGATGGACCTCTGGCAGGTTCCTGGAGTCACGACAGACAAATCTTCCTTCAGAATTTGATCTGCCACGGTATTATTGGCGGACAAACTGCGAATAGGCAAATCGTTAAAAATCTCAACAATCAACCAGTGCAGGTTACTAGTCATGAACTTGGTTCATCACTCTCGGTTAATGATTCAACGCCATCAAACCAAGCCAATATGATATTTGACCGAGGAATTGCGCACAGCTTCTCCGACCTGCCTTTCCTTCCTGATGCCTTCCAATTCACTGCTGAAAAATATTTGCATGGGATGAACAGTACGGATTTCGTCAAAGAGCTATATTTTCGCAAGCTGCAGCATATGATCCGGGAAAAGAGCCTACATCAGAACTTAACGATTTTTGTGCCAGAATTCAACTCTAATGAACATCAAGGCTTCACCAAATCGAGTCTGCTATACCATTTCGTGGAGTATCAGCTTTGgctggaagaagagtttAAAGACGTAAACCGaattcattcttcaacgaagACGTTCCCTTCAGCATTTTGCTCTTCAAACAAGCGACTTGGTGGAAACTGCCAGAGATTAAGAATCACTAAAACAGAGAGTTCCTATATCATAAACGATAAATACAGAGTCTTGCATGCGAAACCTTATATGGTAGGTCGAACTCTGGTATACACCATTTCTGAGGCCTTGCAATTACCAGGAGAGTTTCTATTCTCTTTGAATCCGTTTCACCATTGTTCAAAATCACTATCTCTTTTGCGGCAGGTAAACTTACTGAATTTGCCACTCAATAACAAGGGCTACACTATTCTGCTGCCATGCTTCGATTCGTGGCGCAACTATGATCTCAACTTCGAATATCTAAGGAATAATGCTACGGCAGTAGAACATATTGCAAAGAGTATGATCCTACAAAGTCTAATTTACAGTGACACCAAAACTCAAACCATAGAAGTGAGCAATATGCTTGATGAGGAGGTTTCCTTGTCGATACACCCCCCTAGATCGAACCGTGTGGATATTGAGTTGAGTAATGTGGTCGGCAAAATAAAGATCGAAAGAGGTCTTGATGCGCTTTTCAATCAAGGCGTCATACATCCTTTAAAAGGTTTTTACCTTCCGAAGGATATTAATATATCCCTGAAAGATTTGATTGAAACCAGCGGTGCCAACCGTTTTCTTGAGCTCCTAGAGAACCTTGAAGATTTCACATCGATGATCAATGAAAGCATACCGTTTTCCGTTCTGGTTCCGATGTCAACTTTTCTCGGGCCGGGAGGCATAACGGGCAGTTCAAAAAACCTGCAAGATTTTCTGAAAGTTCATCTGGCGATTGGAAGCTCAACGCACAGCCTACTGAAATGTGACGGGACAATCAGCACTCTGTTCGGTGAACCACTCATTTGCAGACAAAGTTCCACTGGCGATTATTGGCTCAAACTACAAAATGGTGATGACCATGAAGTGCGTATTTTACGCAGAGGCTGTGCCTCCTCGGGAAATGAGTCGTgcgtcttcctcattgaTAGACCAATTTCGATACGCTGGCTAAACCGAGACAAAAAATCACTACGGCTGCCAGGTATCGCTATCGGAGCGGGCGTTTTAGTGGGTTCAGTCTCCATGCTAGCTGTATTCTTGTGCATATTGTTGGTTTTATTTGGTAAAAGCGCCAAGAGATCACCTTTGCCAGCATCGGCGGATGAAGAGCATAcaaatcaagaagcaagGCCTCTTCTAGCCAACAACGACTCGTCAAGGGCAATATCAAACTTGAGCCACGAGCAAAACGGACGCTTCGAGAGCACTTACTCCTCCAATGCATCTGTACCAGCAATAGACGTAGCATATAGTCCAAGGTAG
- the DNM1 gene encoding dynamin-related GTPase DNM1 (ancestral locus Anc_5.218) — protein MASLEDLIPTVNKLQDVMYDAGIDTFDLPILAVVGSQSSGKSSILETLVGKDFLPRGTGIVTRRPLVLQLNNIATDSPIIKEHPSLQSATPAESEQSNGIGGKHELEDREITLEDHLRKNTENYQAPNTEEWGEFLHLPGRRFYDFKEIRKEIEKETARIAGKNKGISKVPINLKVYSPRVLNLTLVDLPGITKVPIGEQPPDIEKQIKNLILEYVATPSCIILAVSPANVDLVNSESLKLAREVDPLGKRTIGVITKLDLMDSGTNALDILSGKLYPLKLGFVGVVNRSQQDIQLNKTVEEALDNEEEYFNRHPVYRTISNRCGTRYLAKLLNRTLMSHIRDKLPDIKARLNTLIGQTEQELTSFGDTGPIKNENRAGLVLQLMNKFATNFISSIDGTSSNISTKELCGGARIYYIYNNIFGNSLRAISPTANLSILDIRTAIRNSTGPRPSLFVPELAFDLLVKPQIKLLLEPSERCVELVYEELMKICHNCGSPELARYPKLQSMLIEVVSELLRERLGPTRSYVESLIDIHRSYINTNHPNFLSATEAMSDIVASRKKTSILKAKKVQQETHAVEQLPKADKGTDRGPSLTASLRVESESSVESGSEDEDFEIKNSKDSFLKYFFGKDQKGQEFNAHNGEVRRSSPLENDISGQTLADMKYLQISNDTEIGAIDNDRNNEPALTEREELECELIQRLIVSYFSIVREMIQDQIPKAVMCLLVNFSKDTVQNRLVTKLYKESLFEELLMEDQALAQDREKCMKLLDTYKKASNIVGSIL, from the coding sequence ATGGCTAGTTTAGAGGATCTGATCCCAACGGTCAACAAACTGCAGGATGTTATGTACGATGCAGGCATTGACACTTTCGATCTGCCTATTTTGGCAGTTGTAGGCTCTCAGTCTTCAGGCAAGTCATCAATTCTGGAGACTCTGGTTGGAAAGGATTTCTTACCGAGAGGTACGGGTATTGTTACGAGAAGGCCTCTAGTTTTACAATTGAATAACATTGCAACTGATTCGCCTATAATCAAAGAGCACCCTTCGCTGCAAAGTGCAACACCAGCGGAAAGTGAGCAATCTAACGGGATTGGTGGTAAACATGAGCTAGAAGATCGTGAAATAACTCTGGAGGACCATCTAAGAAAGAACACTGAAAATTATCAAGCTCCAAATACTGAGGAGTGGGGTGAGTTCCTCCACTTGCCGGGACGTCGGTTCTACGATTTCAAGGAGATTCGAAAGGAGattgagaaagagacaGCAAGAATAGCGGGAAAAAACAAGGGCATCAGTAAAGTTCCGATCAATCTGAAAGTCTACTCTCCACGGGTGCTCAATCTTACTTTGGTTGATTTGCCAGGCATAACAAAAGTTCCAATCGGCGAACAGCCACCAGACATTGAAaagcagatcaagaatTTAATCCTGGAATACGTTGCCACGCCTAGCTGCATTATTTTAGCTGTTTCTCCAGCCAACGTAGATTTGGTGAACTCAGAATCATTAAAGCTTGCCAGAGAAGTCGATCCTTTAGGGAAAAGAACAATTGGTGTCATCACCAAGCTGGATTTGATGGATTCTGGGACAAATGCTCTCGATATATTATCAGGCAAGCTCTATCCTCTAAAACTTGGATTCGTGGGTGTGGTTAACCGCTCACAACAGGATATTCAATTAAACAAAACCGTTGAAGAGGCACTGGATAACGAGGAGGAATATTTTAATCGACACCCTGTTTACCGGACTATCTCCAACAGATGTGGCACCCGTTATTTAGCCAAATTGTTGAACAGGACGTTGATGAGTCACATAAGGGATAAGCTACCAGATATCAAAGCCAGGCTAAATACCTTGATCGGTCAAACAGAGCAAGAGCTGACGTCTTTCGGAGATACAGGTCCGATTAAGAATGAAAACCGCGCTGGTTTGGTTTTGCAACTTATGAACAAGTTTGCAACGAACTTCATTTCGTCCATAGATGGTACATCATCGAACATTAGCACGAAAGAACTATGTGGTGGGGCGAGAATTTATTACATTTACAACAACATTTTTGGTAACTCATTGAGAGCTATAAGCCCAACTGCAAATTTGAGTATATTGGATATAAGAACCGCGATAAGGAACTCTACAGGCCCCAGGCCCTCCTTATTTGTCCCGGAACTCGCTTTCGATTTACTCGTAAAACCCCAGATCAAACTTCTATTAGAACCTTCTGAACGGTGCGTGGAATTAGTTTATGAAGAACTTATGAAGATTTGTCACAACTGTGGCTCACCTGAACTGGCACGTTATCCAAAATTGCAGAGCATGCTCATTGAGGTTGTGAGTGAGTTACTCAGAGAGAGATTGGGTCCAACCAGGTCCTATGTGGAGAGTTTAATTGACATTCACAGATCCTACATTAACACAAATCACCCCAACTTCCTGAGTGCTACAGAAGCCATGTCTGATATAGTGGCTAGCCGGAAGAAAACCAGCATACTGAAGGCGAAGAAGGTGCAACAAGAAACGCATGCCGTGGAACAGCTCCCTAAGGCTGACAAAGGAACCGATAGAGGACCGTCACTGACGGCATCATTAAGAGTCGAGTCGGAGTCAAGCGTTGAAAGCGgatctgaagatgaagactttgaaatcaagaaCTCGAAAGACTCTTTTCTGAAGTACTTCTTTGGTAAAGATCAAAAAGGTCAGGAATTTAACGCGCATAATGGTGAGGTGCGCCGTAGCAGTCCCCTAGAAAATGATATTAGCGGCCAGACTCTTGCCGATATGAAgtatcttcaaatcagcaaTGATACAGAAATTGGTGCCATAGACAATGACCGCAATAACGAGCCCGCTTTAACTGAGCGTGAAGAGCTTGAATGCGAGCTCATTCAGAGACTAATCGTCTCTTATTTCTCAATTGTCAGGGAAATGATACAAGATCAAATTCCAAAAGCTGTCATGTGTCTGTTAGTcaacttttccaaagatACGGTGCAAAACAGACTAGTCACCAAGTTGTACAAAGAATCTTTGTTTGAGGAGTTGCTGATGGAAGATCAAGCCTTGGCACAGGATAGAGAGAAATGTATGAAATTGCTCGACACCTACAAGAAAGCCTCCAATATAGTCGGCAGTATACTGTAA